In one window of Plasmodium cynomolgi strain B DNA, chromosome 13, whole genome shotgun sequence DNA:
- a CDS encoding hypothetical protein (putative): MKASNHLSVFVLFLFLIAIIPCLAVYSGIPIEKLDYETIKANEKIRSKARKDELTIIILAFATLWGIRIHHTLKYDRRGKIPDQEIMTEMGEPKMSFENDVLNQEKKDT; encoded by the exons ATGAAGGCTTCAAATCATTTAAgcgtttttgttttatttttatttctaattgCAATAATTCCTTGCTTGGCTGTTTATTCGGGCATACCCATTGAGAAATTAGACTACGAAACAATTAAGgcgaatgaaaaaatacgaTCCAAAGCAAGAAAGGATGAACTGACCAT CATTATTCTAGCCTTTGCAACCCTGTGGGGAATCAGAATTCATCATACATTGAAATATGACCGAAGAGGCAAAATCCCAGATCAAGAAATAATGACCGAGATGGGGGAACCCAAAATGTCTTTTGAAAATGACGTGTTGaaccaagaaaaaaaagatacctGA
- a CDS encoding hypothetical protein (putative) — MKMTTLCNIAIFAVLFSKVVHIFFVKFASTRERGKILTSILWTIFKTSEDEFKRKILTEQEEDSNDDFLMDFIRDNHVDVSDVFLSLIDTKMLEDIDVNQKEATESISMKEDTEEEKRKKKRSYRECCKSLGKPCSVHYIASKHALIKGNTEDSTVEEGQKGEEEETPKKIRKGGTQSTIASKYYKSKLRSYRGKSPSESEENNENTEEPVFIPKVPNRNYGNIFITKFEKSMAKKEHVKFLEVHPYDNTSINPESSKLENPGISNTPSNNEKLGNNKPSIEPNVQCEKNQLILHDGNILSEENSEGNIDGTDFEGNYNEEDSQEYTDEEDSDTSEYSSESSHELWRESENEENTDSDKEMYFDILEPEELDNLK, encoded by the exons atgaaaatgaccACGTTGTGCAATATAGCTATATTCGCAGTCTTATTTAGCAAAGtggtgcatatttttttcgtcaaaTTTGCAAGTACAAGGGAAAGAGGGAAAATTTTGACTTCCATATTAtggacaatttttaaaactagTGAAGatgaatttaaaagaaaaatccttACCGAACAAGAAG AGGATAGTAatgatgattttttaatgGATTTTATAAGAGATAACCATGTGGATGTTTCGGAcgtttttttgtcattaatCGATACAAAAATGCTCGAGGATATAGATGTGAATCAAAAGGAAGCAACTGAATCTATATCTATGAAAGAAGAcacggaagaagaaaaaaggaaaaaaaaaaggagttataGAGAATGCTGCAAATCTTTAGGTAAACCATGCAGTGTCCACTATATAGCGAGCAAACATGCGTTGATAAAAGGAAATACAGAAGATTCTACTGTAGAAGAGGgtcaaaaaggagaagaagaagaaacaccCAAAAAGAtaagaaaagggggaacccAAAGTACAATAGCGTccaaatattataaaagcaAACTTCGTAGTTATAGAGGGAAAAGTCCAAGTGAGTCAGAAGAAAATAACGAGAACACAGAAGAACCAGTTTTTATTCCAAAAGTACCGAATCGTAATTacggaaatatatttataactaAATTTGAGAAGTCAATGGCAAAGAAGGAACATGTCAAATTTTTGGAAGTACATCCATATGACAACACTTCTATTAATCCAGAAAGTAGTAAACTTGAAAATCCTGGGATTAGTAACACACCTtcaaataatgaaaaattgggTAATAACAAACCATCAATAGAGCCTAATGTTCAATGTGAAAAAAACCAACTTATCTTGCACGATGGTAATATTTTAAGTGAGGAAAATTCTGAAGGAAATATAGACGGTACGGATTTTGAAGGAAACTATAATGAGGAGGATTCTCAAGAATATACAGATGAAGAAGATTCAGATACCTCAGAATATTCATCAGAATCATCTCATGAATTATGGAGGGAaagcgaaaatgaagaaaacacAGATTCAGACAAAGAAATGTATTTCGACATATTGGAACCAGAAGAATtggataatttaaaatag